A region of the Oncorhynchus clarkii lewisi isolate Uvic-CL-2024 chromosome 29, UVic_Ocla_1.0, whole genome shotgun sequence genome:
AAATGAATGACTCAAGTAATTTCATGCGACTATTCATTTTTACTATCGGTGCAGGTACAGTGCAGATTTATATTTCATTATCCAGAGGCTTTAGCTATCTAACTCTACTTTCCTGAACATTAACTTGTGAACATTAGTAGTCAAGGTTACTGTGTATGACAGAAACAGTGTAGAGAAACTAGAAACATGTTAACCTCCTTTGTACCCTCAAAAACACAAATATCTCTCCATCTGcaacctctccctccccctctctttccttctttcctttcctttctccctctctgtccgttGCAGTGTAAGCCTATCGATCCCGCATAGTCAGAGTTTGGGAATGCGCCTGCGTCAGAGTTCTTCCTCCTGCTATAAAAGCTGGAGCCACTGCAGCAGCATCAGTCTGGGTTCTTCACCTGAGCCCTACAGACACATTGACACAGAGCCAGACAGAGCTGCCTGCCCTCCCAGCCCAGCCATGAGTACCCTCGGCTTTGACCCTTACTACTCATCCTCCTCCTATCGCCGCTGGCACGTGGAGGGAGCCCCCCGCGGAGTGGTGACCAAGGGGAGGTCACGATCGGCCTTCTCCTCCCacgcctcccccctctcctcctccgtgAGCTCCCGTCTGCAGTACTCCTCTCCTGGCCGGGCTCTGCATTCATCCAtggcctcttcctcctctgtggaACTGGAGCTGAGCCAGGCGACCCAGGTGAGCTCTGAATTCCGCACAGTGAGGACCCAGGAGAGGGCCCAGCTGCAGGACCTCAATGACCGCTTCGCTGGCTTCATCGAGCGTGTGCGGGAGCTGGAGCAGCAGAACCGTGCACTGGAGGCTGAGCTGGTGATGCTGAGGCAAAGGCACGGTGAACCCTCCCGCCTGGCGGCCCTGTATGAGCAGGAGGCGCGGGCCCTGAGGGCCGCCGTGGATGAGGCGCGTGGGGAGCAGCAGGCAGCCTTGGGCCAGAGGGAGCGTCTAGAGCAGGCCCTGAGCGCCCTGCAGGCCCGCTacgaggaggaggtggtggcccGCGAGGACACGGAGGGCAGGCTGCTGGATGCACGGTGTGGGGCCGACCAGACTGCCCTGGCCAGGGCTGAGCTGGAGAAGAGGGTGGAGACCCTGCTGGACGAGGTGGCCTTCCTCAAGAAGCTCCACGAGAGGGAGGTGGTGGAGCTCCAGGCCCAGGCCCAGCTGGGGGCCCAGGTGGCTGTGGAGATGGAGGCAGCCACACCAGACCTGTCCGGTGCTCTGAGGGACATCCGGGCCCAGTACGAGAGGCTGGCGGCCAAGAACATGCAGTCTGCTGAGGAGTGGTTCCATGGGAAGGTGGGCTCCCTGACGGAGAGTGTTGCCCAGCACAGCAATGCGGTGAGGAGCTCCAGGGATGAGGCAGGGGAGTACCGCCGGCAGCTCAAGGCCCACCTGCTGGAGATCGATACCTGCCGGGGTCTCAACAAGTCTCTGGAAAACCAGCTACACATCATGGAGGACAAGCAGAGCGCTGAGATAAGCAACATGCAGGTCAGTGGTGGTACTGCAGGACGAATTAAACAGCATatctggattgatgcaaataccTCAGAATAAATGCAATCTTAATGTGAATTTATTTATGTTTAGAAACTGCTTACTAATAGGTAAATGACTATATCAGAATACAAGACACcaataatgttttatattttgtgCCAAGTGTAACTGATTTAGTAATACAGAATAGGAACAAATAAgattattttgaatacatttaaaatgtcatccATTCAGACATTTTAGGCATAACCTTTAAACGTCTCCCATAGGACACTATTGGCCAGCTGGAGAATGATCTGAGAGCCACCAAGCAGGAGATGGCTCGCTACCTGAAGGACTACCAGGACCTGCTGAATGTTAAGATGGCCTTGGACATTGAGATCGCTGCCTACAGGTAGGATGCTATGAGGAGCATTGGCCAGAGCTTCAACTTAAACAAATATAATGTGATAATACTAATGCCAGTCCAGGTCAAGGAAAGTCTTTTGCTCTTTTATTCTAAAGTTTTATCTTTCCCATGATCCTTTACTTTTCCAGGAAGCTGCTGGAGGGGGAGGAGTCTCACTTCAGTGTGGGCGGATCAGGGGGTATGTCCAATGTCTATGGCCACAGCTTGTCAGTCATGCCCTCCTTCAGCCGCTCCATGTTCTCAATGCAGTCTAGCCTGAGCTCTGGCGCCCCCTACCTGATGACCTCACGCTTCCTTGGCTCCTCATTCGTCTCTGGAGAAGACATCATCTCTACCAGCCTGGCCCAGCGGGACTCtgccagcccaccacaggaggaggaagagggggagaaggaggaagaggaggcgatGGCGGAGGAAGAAGcagaagagaagaaagaggagggacaggaggaggaagaagagggtggagaggagaaggaggaaaagggagaagagaaagaggaagatggGGATGAGGGAggcgaggaggagaaggaagatggAGAGGATGCTAAGGATGGAGATCAAGGTTAGCGTTGGGATATTTCCCCTCAAAGAGCATTCTCTATTGTTGTTGTGTATGGCTTACATGCTGACATTTTTACAAACCTGTATACTAACTAAATTATTCCTCTATTCTCAATTATTTCCTTTTTTGATATAGGTGGAGATGAGAATGcagaagaggatagagagaaagataagGACGAAGGTGGGGAGCAGGATGGAAAGGAAGGTGTGGAAGAGGAGcgggtagagaaagagggaggagatgaTAAAGAAGGGGGAGATAAAGATGAACAGGTGAAAGATGAAGGTAAAAGTGAGGAGAAAAAAGATGACGACTCAGAAACCAAAGAAGGGAAGGGCGAACCAGAGATATCCAagagtgaggagaagagagaaaaatcTGCCGAAGAGAAAGACTAATCTGAAATACCAAAGGCTAAAAAGTAAGTTTGTGGCCCAAGACCACACAAGCCAAAAGACAGTCTAATAAAACCTCAGCTCGGCAAACAGCAGAAATACCCAACATTATCGACTCCAGTATGCTTGTTAACAAGGTGCTCAATACAATGTCTTTTAGTGCACTAATGCATCAAAATCAAGGTTATCTGCTAGCAGTTATAAGTCAATAAAATCAATAAAGGTCACACAATTcctctagtgtgtgtgtaagagtgtgtgtgctATGCCTGTGCAAGTCTGTGAGAGTGTGGTTGAATAAATACTTTTGAAAGCCATGCAGAGTGTGTAATTGATTGTTTTTGTCCTTATACTGAATCATGCTGAATAATAACTCAGTAAACAGTATTTATCATAGTTTGGGTTTTATCAGGATGAAATGTTGAACATATCATTGATACATCTTGAAAGGTGCTTAAAAACATGACCACATAGTTAACCACAATGTGAAAACATATAAGGCCGGTTGTTCATCATACATGACAGCAGGTCCTTTCTCAATGAATTCATTCAAACATTTAACAGGATATGTGTCATGATTTATAAACATTTTGTAAATGTTGAAAAAAACGATCTATTGAATGGTTTATAAGCTGCTTGTAACAAGACAGAGTACTGTTTAACGATGCTTATTAGcctatcagacacacacacacacacacacacacacacacacacacacacacacacacacacacacacacacacacacacacacacacacacacacacacactggtgtgtTGCACAGAATTAGATATCTCTGTGAGTTGCACTTCAGGTAACCTGTCTATAATGCCGATCATGAATGCCGAACACAGTTCTCTGGGTTTGGAGTTGCCTACATCGACATTCGGGGCACGCAGGCACAATCACGACGCACTGGCAGGGATCTGATCTTTTTTTGTACTTTATTCCATCTTGAGGGAGCACTAACCTGGCAAGGTCCACATCAGAGGCTCCATCAGCTATGCAGCTCAGGTCCAATGTGTCTGAGAACAGATGCTGAGGAACGGGAGGAACTTCAGAGAGGGATGGCATTTTTATTACCTAATTTCAGGGCTGAGAACGATCAAATCTGGGATCAGTCGTGTGTTTTTATTGCTTTTAAGACATTGAAATACTGTGGAGCTGATTTTATGACTCTTCACAATTTAGTTGCTTCCTTCGGCACTCTACGTGAGTGCTGAGCTAAAATCCTGAGAGGAAGAATGTTAGCAATCAGCAGAGTCACCCATGGACAGCACCCAACATGGGTCTGCAATCAGCAGAGTCACCCATGGACAGCACCCAACATGGGTCTGCAATCAGCAGAGTCACCCATGGACAGCACCCAACATGGGTCTGCAATCAGCAGAGTCACCCATGGACAGCACCCAACATGGGTCTGCGATCAGCAGGGTCACCCATGGACAGCACCCAACATGGGTCTGCGATCAGCAGAGTCCCCCATGGACAGCACCGAACATGGGTCTGCGATCAGCAGAGTCACCCATGGACAGCACCCAACATGGGTCTGCGATCAGCAGAGTCACCCATGGACAGCACCCAACATGGGTCTGCAATCAGCAGAGTCACCCATGGACAGCACCCAACATGTCTTCAATTTAATATAATAGTCACATACTAAATTCCAAACAACCTAAATCGCTTAAAACAATTAACTTGCGCGTAATGATGCACCAAGCAAAACTGCATTGCAGAGGACTGGATACAGcaccttcagaaaatattcacacatcttgactttttccacattttgttttgttactacCTGaaattaaaatgaattaaattcaGATTGGgtgccactggcctacacacaataccccataatgtcaacatggaattatgttttttgacatTCTTACACATTTATTAAAAGTGAAAAGCTGAAATGACTTGAGTCAGTATGTATACattccctttgttatggcaagcctaaataagtgtAGGTATAAAACTAAAAGCTAATCaagtcccataataagttggaTGTGTGCATAACAATGTTTaatgtgatttttgaatgacaacctcatctctgtacccgacacagacaattatctgtaaggttcctcagttgagcagtgaatttcaaacacaggtagattggtagatgggtaaaaataaaaaacgcagacattgaatatcccttttagCATGGCAAAGTAatcaattacactttggatggtgtatcaatacaaccagtcactggttggtcggggtggGTGCTCATATAACATGATTGTCTAGCAACCGCTTGGTGGGTGGGCATATAAAATGAGGGAAACAGATGTACTTTTACTATGTTACTGCTATGTTACTGCTATTTACTATGTCTGCCCCAGGGTCCAGTTTGACGTACTAGGGCAGAGGCTTTACATGTACTGGAATTAAAACGTGACAAGTTTTATAGCCCACTGCTTTTTTGCCTGCTTTGGTTTGTTTTTATTCATGCAATTTGGCAAAGTCCACTGATGAAAAGGGTTGAAATCGCACTGAGTGAGCATAGAGCGTCGTCCCCGCAGTGTCGTCCCCGACCAGCAGTGTCGGCAGGGGCAGTAAGGTTCAGCCCAGATCAGATGAGGACAAGCAACGTGAGGACAAACAACGGAGAAACAGCTCATATAGTCAATTTACAGTCGTAGCTGACAGGCAGACCTCTCTAAGGTTATTCTTCTTTTGATATATGTTGTAatcttatttgtttattttacttCATGAGATTACAGCTGGATGTGCTCACATCGGACAATTTAACTTAAATTGAGCTGCTTTCGTGTGTCCCTTTTACAGCACGCAGCAAAGGGAAAGTGTGCAGACACATGCCACAGTCCTAGCTAGGCTACTAAAATGTTGCAGTCTGGTTTGGGTTTTTAAAGCTTGACAATGAATAACCAAAAAACAAAACCTGCAAGAAAACACCATGCAAAAGAGAAACACGGAGGCATATTTTAGCAACATATTGAGCAGTAACccaggctggctactcaactacaatataATGTTGCATTCTACCGCACCTGTGATCCATGCAgtgcaaaaaaatgtaaaacatgttttaagtttAAATGTTAAAATAAACCTATAGCTATGTTTTTGTTATTTGTTGTTAAATACTTTCTGATTAGGGTCGCAGCATATTATGCACATCTGCAAGCATAGCAGCCAAGGCTGGACAAATATTATTTATAAGAGATAAAATAGCAtgcaaaatagcatgttttaatatgttagaATGCTATATACAGCATTCTCTGTATATAAGTGGACATTGTAAAGAGccatatttttttataataaaacaATGGCCAGTTTGGGTTGCAGTTGCACGTTTTTTTGGGAAAACAAATAGGTTATGTCTGGCCTGCAAATTCGTTGTGTTTTTTATATAGGTCCCCTGCActgattgagtttgacacccctgggctAGCTGATCTAcatagcaagctaaaaacacagtgcctaacgttagatagctagctgctgggaggatgtcatgtcattggaggagtgggtgagtgaccaACAACCCCCCCATATCGTTTCTCAGTGtctacagctagagatgcagttGTCATTTGGTTAGCTGGCAAGAAATGTGATtcgcttagctagctagctatctatgcTGAATTTGAACGATTGTCATCCACATTtagcatatctcttagttgtcagtcaaatgtatttggcattgATGAAATGGGTGGGCAGGCAGAcaagttcccattcagttgtcTAAACgtgggttgggacaagcatgcattggcaggcaagatGCAGAAGGACAAGCAAGCTACTATTCCCCATTGTTTCACTGCAATGCTGATGAGCAACTAGCTTCAAAAGCTTGAGAGGGTTTATCCAATGTTCCCTTGTTAGATTTGAGCTtatcttgctctggctagcattagttgttgatcttgttgttgtagATGTGCAAAGGCAACTGAGGGAGAGATACCTTtttatggttgtttgatcaataggactgtgaagttcccaaatgtaagaggactcctgtggtatgtacatatttgcagaaatccattcaggtgtattttgtggcttttggccaATGCCTTGTAATGCTCTAAAGTCGGCACTGTTGcttctgcctgtaaacacacagtccattCCAAAGTGAATGACAGCAGGcctgtgtggcaaatggcttatttgATTGGCTattagctctgattggctatggcatACCATTCTGCATAGACACCAGTCCTGGACAAGACAcatgtttttattaggttttatttgctgcagtgtctattaattgtccaaacagaattttcacaaatgccttactaaacgtcattcccaaacattctacaAATGTATGAAAAtttgaaaatgaccatatctaagtgctcgCTTGTCAGAAAATAAAAACAAGGTGTCATATTCTTACTGGAGGTGTATATGAACCAATTTTAATACGATGTCATGTTACtaaaacactgtcagttccactttaagtgccattgaacagggtatggtagtaggtgccaggcacaccagtttgtatcaaaaactgaaatgttgctgggtttttcacgctcaacagtttactGTGTGTATCACAAATGGTCCACCACGCAAAGGACATCCAGCAGTGCAATTTTCTTTGTTTCAGAAATGTGCTttgcaaataaagtttgatttgataaatCAACTCTAAtcaagtgctatttgcatgtgatgGCATAGGATTGCATTGTTCATATTAT
Encoded here:
- the LOC139388157 gene encoding neurofilament light polypeptide-like; the protein is MSTLGFDPYYSSSSYRRWHVEGAPRGVVTKGRSRSAFSSHASPLSSSVSSRLQYSSPGRALHSSMASSSSVELELSQATQVSSEFRTVRTQERAQLQDLNDRFAGFIERVRELEQQNRALEAELVMLRQRHGEPSRLAALYEQEARALRAAVDEARGEQQAALGQRERLEQALSALQARYEEEVVAREDTEGRLLDARCGADQTALARAELEKRVETLLDEVAFLKKLHEREVVELQAQAQLGAQVAVEMEAATPDLSGALRDIRAQYERLAAKNMQSAEEWFHGKVGSLTESVAQHSNAVRSSRDEAGEYRRQLKAHLLEIDTCRGLNKSLENQLHIMEDKQSAEISNMQDTIGQLENDLRATKQEMARYLKDYQDLLNVKMALDIEIAAYRKLLEGEESHFSVGGSGGMSNVYGHSLSVMPSFSRSMFSMQSSLSSGAPYLMTSRFLGSSFVSGEDIISTSLAQRDSASPPQEEEEGEKEEEEAMAEEEAEEKKEEGQEEEEEGGEEKEEKGEEKEEDGDEGGEEEKEDGEDAKDGDQGGDENAEEDREKDKDEGGEQDGKEGVEEERVEKEGGDDKEGGDKDEQVKDEGKSEEKKDDDSETKEGKGEPEISKSEEKREKSAEEKD